One Helianthus annuus cultivar XRQ/B chromosome 12, HanXRQr2.0-SUNRISE, whole genome shotgun sequence genomic region harbors:
- the LOC110895931 gene encoding hydroxypyruvate reductase isoform X2 translates to MYSRFYNPVKLKNCTRQLGYFWNIQKRNMCEDGKANTRVLFCGPHFPASHNYTKEYLHNYPLIQVDDLPFDSIPDLIGNYDICVVKSMRLSSDLIARATRMKLIMQYGVGLEGVDITAATNHGIKVARIPGKVTGNAASCAEMAIYIMLGLLRKQNEMQCSVRLKKLGDPVGDTLFGKTVFILGYGNIGIELAKRLRPFGVKILATKRNWASNDPSRFATLENGTHDDSVDEKGSHEDIYEFAKKSDIVVCCLIMNSQTVGTVNENFISSMRKGGLLVNIARGGLLDYKAVYEGLESGHLGGVGMDVAWTEPFDPNDPILKFPNVLLTPHVAGVTESSYRSMAKVVGDVALQLHSGKPLTGIEYAN, encoded by the exons ATGTATTCTAGGTTTTACAATCCTGTAAAACTCAAGAATTGTACGAGGCAATTGGG GTACTTTTGGAATATTCAGAAACGAAATATGTGTGAGGATGGCAAGGCTAACACCCGTGTTCTTTTTTGCGGGCCCCACTTTCCTGCTTCACATAACTACACCAAAGAATATTTGCACAACTATCCGTTAATCCAG GTTGATGATCTTCCGTTTGATAGTATACCCGATCTTATTGGCAACTATGATATCTGTGTGGTAAAAAGCATGCGGCTTAGTTCAGATCTCATTGCTCGTGCAACTCGAATGAAGCTCATAATGCAGTATGGTGTCGGGTTAGAAG gtGTTGATATAACTGCTGCTACAAACCATGGAATAAAAGTTGCTAGAATTCCCGGTAAGGTAACAGGAAATGCTGCTTCATGTGCGGAAATGGCCATCTATATCATGCTGGGTCTTCTCCGCAAACAA AATGAAATGCAATGTTCTGTAAGGCTAAAGAAACTTGGAGACCCGGTTGGCGATAcattgtttggaaaaaca GTTTTCATTCTGGGGTATGGAAATATTGGCATTGAACTGGCAAAACGTCTTCGTCCATTTGGAGTCAAGATTCTTGCAACAAAACGAAACTGGGCATCAAATGATCCAAGTAGGTTCG CAACACTTGAAAATGGTACACATGATGATTCGGTTGATGAGAAAGGTAGTCATGAAGATATATATGAGTTTGCAAAGAAATCTGACATTGTTGTCTGCTGCTTGATAATGAATAGTCAAACA GTTGGTACTGTAAACGAGAATTTCATTTCTTCAATGAGAAAG GGTGGCCTGCTGGTGAATATAGCGCGTGGGGGTCTGTTGGATTATAAAGCGGTTTATGAGGGCCTTGAATCGGGTCATTTGGGGGGCGTAGGAATGGATGTTGCATGGACGGAGCCTTTTGATCCAAATGATCCAATCTTGAAATTCCCAAACGTCCTTCTTACACCTCATGTTGCAGGAGTTACAGAATCTTCATATCGATCCATGGCCAAG GTAGTTGGTGACGTTGCGCTTCAACTTCACTCGGGAAAACCTTTAACTGGGATAGAATATGCCAACTAA
- the LOC110895931 gene encoding hydroxypyruvate reductase isoform X1: protein MYSRFYNPVKLKNCTRQLGYFWNIQKRNMCEDGKANTRVLFCGPHFPASHNYTKEYLHNYPLIQVDDLPFDSIPDLIGNYDICVVKSMRLSSDLIARATRMKLIMQYGVGLEGVDITAATNHGIKVARIPGKVTGNAASCAEMAIYIMLGLLRKQNEMQCSVRLKKLGDPVGDTLFGKTVFILGYGNIGIELAKRLRPFGVKILATKRNWASNDPSRFEATLENGTHDDSVDEKGSHEDIYEFAKKSDIVVCCLIMNSQTVGTVNENFISSMRKGGLLVNIARGGLLDYKAVYEGLESGHLGGVGMDVAWTEPFDPNDPILKFPNVLLTPHVAGVTESSYRSMAKVVGDVALQLHSGKPLTGIEYAN, encoded by the exons ATGTATTCTAGGTTTTACAATCCTGTAAAACTCAAGAATTGTACGAGGCAATTGGG GTACTTTTGGAATATTCAGAAACGAAATATGTGTGAGGATGGCAAGGCTAACACCCGTGTTCTTTTTTGCGGGCCCCACTTTCCTGCTTCACATAACTACACCAAAGAATATTTGCACAACTATCCGTTAATCCAG GTTGATGATCTTCCGTTTGATAGTATACCCGATCTTATTGGCAACTATGATATCTGTGTGGTAAAAAGCATGCGGCTTAGTTCAGATCTCATTGCTCGTGCAACTCGAATGAAGCTCATAATGCAGTATGGTGTCGGGTTAGAAG gtGTTGATATAACTGCTGCTACAAACCATGGAATAAAAGTTGCTAGAATTCCCGGTAAGGTAACAGGAAATGCTGCTTCATGTGCGGAAATGGCCATCTATATCATGCTGGGTCTTCTCCGCAAACAA AATGAAATGCAATGTTCTGTAAGGCTAAAGAAACTTGGAGACCCGGTTGGCGATAcattgtttggaaaaaca GTTTTCATTCTGGGGTATGGAAATATTGGCATTGAACTGGCAAAACGTCTTCGTCCATTTGGAGTCAAGATTCTTGCAACAAAACGAAACTGGGCATCAAATGATCCAAGTAGGTTCG aaGCAACACTTGAAAATGGTACACATGATGATTCGGTTGATGAGAAAGGTAGTCATGAAGATATATATGAGTTTGCAAAGAAATCTGACATTGTTGTCTGCTGCTTGATAATGAATAGTCAAACA GTTGGTACTGTAAACGAGAATTTCATTTCTTCAATGAGAAAG GGTGGCCTGCTGGTGAATATAGCGCGTGGGGGTCTGTTGGATTATAAAGCGGTTTATGAGGGCCTTGAATCGGGTCATTTGGGGGGCGTAGGAATGGATGTTGCATGGACGGAGCCTTTTGATCCAAATGATCCAATCTTGAAATTCCCAAACGTCCTTCTTACACCTCATGTTGCAGGAGTTACAGAATCTTCATATCGATCCATGGCCAAG GTAGTTGGTGACGTTGCGCTTCAACTTCACTCGGGAAAACCTTTAACTGGGATAGAATATGCCAACTAA
- the LOC110895931 gene encoding hydroxypyruvate reductase isoform X3 has protein sequence MYSRFYNPVKLKNCTRQLGYFWNIQKRNMCEDGKANTRVLFCGPHFPASHNYTKEYLHNYPLIQVDDLPFDSIPDLIGNYDICVVKSMRLSSDLIARATRMKLIMQYGVGLEGVDITAATNHGIKVARIPGKVTGNAASCAEMAIYIMLGLLRKQNEMQCSVRLKKLGDPVGDTLFGKTVFILGYGNIGIELAKRLRPFGVKILATKRNWASNDPKATLENGTHDDSVDEKGSHEDIYEFAKKSDIVVCCLIMNSQTVGTVNENFISSMRKGGLLVNIARGGLLDYKAVYEGLESGHLGGVGMDVAWTEPFDPNDPILKFPNVLLTPHVAGVTESSYRSMAKVVGDVALQLHSGKPLTGIEYAN, from the exons ATGTATTCTAGGTTTTACAATCCTGTAAAACTCAAGAATTGTACGAGGCAATTGGG GTACTTTTGGAATATTCAGAAACGAAATATGTGTGAGGATGGCAAGGCTAACACCCGTGTTCTTTTTTGCGGGCCCCACTTTCCTGCTTCACATAACTACACCAAAGAATATTTGCACAACTATCCGTTAATCCAG GTTGATGATCTTCCGTTTGATAGTATACCCGATCTTATTGGCAACTATGATATCTGTGTGGTAAAAAGCATGCGGCTTAGTTCAGATCTCATTGCTCGTGCAACTCGAATGAAGCTCATAATGCAGTATGGTGTCGGGTTAGAAG gtGTTGATATAACTGCTGCTACAAACCATGGAATAAAAGTTGCTAGAATTCCCGGTAAGGTAACAGGAAATGCTGCTTCATGTGCGGAAATGGCCATCTATATCATGCTGGGTCTTCTCCGCAAACAA AATGAAATGCAATGTTCTGTAAGGCTAAAGAAACTTGGAGACCCGGTTGGCGATAcattgtttggaaaaaca GTTTTCATTCTGGGGTATGGAAATATTGGCATTGAACTGGCAAAACGTCTTCGTCCATTTGGAGTCAAGATTCTTGCAACAAAACGAAACTGGGCATCAAATGATCCAA aaGCAACACTTGAAAATGGTACACATGATGATTCGGTTGATGAGAAAGGTAGTCATGAAGATATATATGAGTTTGCAAAGAAATCTGACATTGTTGTCTGCTGCTTGATAATGAATAGTCAAACA GTTGGTACTGTAAACGAGAATTTCATTTCTTCAATGAGAAAG GGTGGCCTGCTGGTGAATATAGCGCGTGGGGGTCTGTTGGATTATAAAGCGGTTTATGAGGGCCTTGAATCGGGTCATTTGGGGGGCGTAGGAATGGATGTTGCATGGACGGAGCCTTTTGATCCAAATGATCCAATCTTGAAATTCCCAAACGTCCTTCTTACACCTCATGTTGCAGGAGTTACAGAATCTTCATATCGATCCATGGCCAAG GTAGTTGGTGACGTTGCGCTTCAACTTCACTCGGGAAAACCTTTAACTGGGATAGAATATGCCAACTAA
- the LOC110895931 gene encoding hydroxypyruvate reductase isoform X4: MYSRFYNPVKLKNCTRQLGYFWNIQKRNMCEDGKANTRVLFCGPHFPASHNYTKEYLHNYPLIQVDDLPFDSIPDLIGNYDICVVKSMRLSSDLIARATRMKLIMQYGVGLEGVDITAATNHGIKVARIPGKVTGNAASCAEMAIYIMLGLLRKQNEMQCSVRLKKLGDPVGDTLFGKTVFILGYGNIGIELAKRLRPFGVKILATKRNWASNDPTTLENGTHDDSVDEKGSHEDIYEFAKKSDIVVCCLIMNSQTVGTVNENFISSMRKGGLLVNIARGGLLDYKAVYEGLESGHLGGVGMDVAWTEPFDPNDPILKFPNVLLTPHVAGVTESSYRSMAKVVGDVALQLHSGKPLTGIEYAN, translated from the exons ATGTATTCTAGGTTTTACAATCCTGTAAAACTCAAGAATTGTACGAGGCAATTGGG GTACTTTTGGAATATTCAGAAACGAAATATGTGTGAGGATGGCAAGGCTAACACCCGTGTTCTTTTTTGCGGGCCCCACTTTCCTGCTTCACATAACTACACCAAAGAATATTTGCACAACTATCCGTTAATCCAG GTTGATGATCTTCCGTTTGATAGTATACCCGATCTTATTGGCAACTATGATATCTGTGTGGTAAAAAGCATGCGGCTTAGTTCAGATCTCATTGCTCGTGCAACTCGAATGAAGCTCATAATGCAGTATGGTGTCGGGTTAGAAG gtGTTGATATAACTGCTGCTACAAACCATGGAATAAAAGTTGCTAGAATTCCCGGTAAGGTAACAGGAAATGCTGCTTCATGTGCGGAAATGGCCATCTATATCATGCTGGGTCTTCTCCGCAAACAA AATGAAATGCAATGTTCTGTAAGGCTAAAGAAACTTGGAGACCCGGTTGGCGATAcattgtttggaaaaaca GTTTTCATTCTGGGGTATGGAAATATTGGCATTGAACTGGCAAAACGTCTTCGTCCATTTGGAGTCAAGATTCTTGCAACAAAACGAAACTGGGCATCAAATGATCCAA CAACACTTGAAAATGGTACACATGATGATTCGGTTGATGAGAAAGGTAGTCATGAAGATATATATGAGTTTGCAAAGAAATCTGACATTGTTGTCTGCTGCTTGATAATGAATAGTCAAACA GTTGGTACTGTAAACGAGAATTTCATTTCTTCAATGAGAAAG GGTGGCCTGCTGGTGAATATAGCGCGTGGGGGTCTGTTGGATTATAAAGCGGTTTATGAGGGCCTTGAATCGGGTCATTTGGGGGGCGTAGGAATGGATGTTGCATGGACGGAGCCTTTTGATCCAAATGATCCAATCTTGAAATTCCCAAACGTCCTTCTTACACCTCATGTTGCAGGAGTTACAGAATCTTCATATCGATCCATGGCCAAG GTAGTTGGTGACGTTGCGCTTCAACTTCACTCGGGAAAACCTTTAACTGGGATAGAATATGCCAACTAA
- the LOC110895931 gene encoding hydroxypyruvate reductase isoform X5 has product MCEDGKANTRVLFCGPHFPASHNYTKEYLHNYPLIQVDDLPFDSIPDLIGNYDICVVKSMRLSSDLIARATRMKLIMQYGVGLEGVDITAATNHGIKVARIPGKVTGNAASCAEMAIYIMLGLLRKQNEMQCSVRLKKLGDPVGDTLFGKTVFILGYGNIGIELAKRLRPFGVKILATKRNWASNDPSRFEATLENGTHDDSVDEKGSHEDIYEFAKKSDIVVCCLIMNSQTVGTVNENFISSMRKGGLLVNIARGGLLDYKAVYEGLESGHLGGVGMDVAWTEPFDPNDPILKFPNVLLTPHVAGVTESSYRSMAKVVGDVALQLHSGKPLTGIEYAN; this is encoded by the exons ATGTGTGAGGATGGCAAGGCTAACACCCGTGTTCTTTTTTGCGGGCCCCACTTTCCTGCTTCACATAACTACACCAAAGAATATTTGCACAACTATCCGTTAATCCAG GTTGATGATCTTCCGTTTGATAGTATACCCGATCTTATTGGCAACTATGATATCTGTGTGGTAAAAAGCATGCGGCTTAGTTCAGATCTCATTGCTCGTGCAACTCGAATGAAGCTCATAATGCAGTATGGTGTCGGGTTAGAAG gtGTTGATATAACTGCTGCTACAAACCATGGAATAAAAGTTGCTAGAATTCCCGGTAAGGTAACAGGAAATGCTGCTTCATGTGCGGAAATGGCCATCTATATCATGCTGGGTCTTCTCCGCAAACAA AATGAAATGCAATGTTCTGTAAGGCTAAAGAAACTTGGAGACCCGGTTGGCGATAcattgtttggaaaaaca GTTTTCATTCTGGGGTATGGAAATATTGGCATTGAACTGGCAAAACGTCTTCGTCCATTTGGAGTCAAGATTCTTGCAACAAAACGAAACTGGGCATCAAATGATCCAAGTAGGTTCG aaGCAACACTTGAAAATGGTACACATGATGATTCGGTTGATGAGAAAGGTAGTCATGAAGATATATATGAGTTTGCAAAGAAATCTGACATTGTTGTCTGCTGCTTGATAATGAATAGTCAAACA GTTGGTACTGTAAACGAGAATTTCATTTCTTCAATGAGAAAG GGTGGCCTGCTGGTGAATATAGCGCGTGGGGGTCTGTTGGATTATAAAGCGGTTTATGAGGGCCTTGAATCGGGTCATTTGGGGGGCGTAGGAATGGATGTTGCATGGACGGAGCCTTTTGATCCAAATGATCCAATCTTGAAATTCCCAAACGTCCTTCTTACACCTCATGTTGCAGGAGTTACAGAATCTTCATATCGATCCATGGCCAAG GTAGTTGGTGACGTTGCGCTTCAACTTCACTCGGGAAAACCTTTAACTGGGATAGAATATGCCAACTAA
- the LOC110895931 gene encoding hydroxypyruvate reductase isoform X6 → MCEDGKANTRVLFCGPHFPASHNYTKEYLHNYPLIQVDDLPFDSIPDLIGNYDICVVKSMRLSSDLIARATRMKLIMQYGVGLEGVDITAATNHGIKVARIPGKVTGNAASCAEMAIYIMLGLLRKQNEMQCSVRLKKLGDPVGDTLFGKTVFILGYGNIGIELAKRLRPFGVKILATKRNWASNDPKATLENGTHDDSVDEKGSHEDIYEFAKKSDIVVCCLIMNSQTVGTVNENFISSMRKGGLLVNIARGGLLDYKAVYEGLESGHLGGVGMDVAWTEPFDPNDPILKFPNVLLTPHVAGVTESSYRSMAKVVGDVALQLHSGKPLTGIEYAN, encoded by the exons ATGTGTGAGGATGGCAAGGCTAACACCCGTGTTCTTTTTTGCGGGCCCCACTTTCCTGCTTCACATAACTACACCAAAGAATATTTGCACAACTATCCGTTAATCCAG GTTGATGATCTTCCGTTTGATAGTATACCCGATCTTATTGGCAACTATGATATCTGTGTGGTAAAAAGCATGCGGCTTAGTTCAGATCTCATTGCTCGTGCAACTCGAATGAAGCTCATAATGCAGTATGGTGTCGGGTTAGAAG gtGTTGATATAACTGCTGCTACAAACCATGGAATAAAAGTTGCTAGAATTCCCGGTAAGGTAACAGGAAATGCTGCTTCATGTGCGGAAATGGCCATCTATATCATGCTGGGTCTTCTCCGCAAACAA AATGAAATGCAATGTTCTGTAAGGCTAAAGAAACTTGGAGACCCGGTTGGCGATAcattgtttggaaaaaca GTTTTCATTCTGGGGTATGGAAATATTGGCATTGAACTGGCAAAACGTCTTCGTCCATTTGGAGTCAAGATTCTTGCAACAAAACGAAACTGGGCATCAAATGATCCAA aaGCAACACTTGAAAATGGTACACATGATGATTCGGTTGATGAGAAAGGTAGTCATGAAGATATATATGAGTTTGCAAAGAAATCTGACATTGTTGTCTGCTGCTTGATAATGAATAGTCAAACA GTTGGTACTGTAAACGAGAATTTCATTTCTTCAATGAGAAAG GGTGGCCTGCTGGTGAATATAGCGCGTGGGGGTCTGTTGGATTATAAAGCGGTTTATGAGGGCCTTGAATCGGGTCATTTGGGGGGCGTAGGAATGGATGTTGCATGGACGGAGCCTTTTGATCCAAATGATCCAATCTTGAAATTCCCAAACGTCCTTCTTACACCTCATGTTGCAGGAGTTACAGAATCTTCATATCGATCCATGGCCAAG GTAGTTGGTGACGTTGCGCTTCAACTTCACTCGGGAAAACCTTTAACTGGGATAGAATATGCCAACTAA